A genome region from Akkermansiaceae bacterium includes the following:
- the nusB gene encoding transcription antitermination factor NusB, whose translation MPSRRQIREAAVQFLYCSDLEGGADPSGLREPFWEFLTETDRRNLQVATFRTVHHLAAGRGDRLTEFVERSKTALAHLSALPQAEDLRISLNRLLALESTWSLAFSKLGKIPRDREDSAVADEFGDALEAFFKTDRDLAFHRGQFLKSAGDFPSLKAQLEPVSAPIRRLQRISDRLRMVEEPEKFPEQADMAKLRQTKAEIADLRSRTDSLVDEILAAKESIDGTIASIVENYSPERIDPVDRAILRLGTHEILHTGTPPGAIINEAVELAKRFGTTDSGRFVNGLLDKIAKSRTA comes from the coding sequence ATGCCGAGCCGCAGGCAAATCCGGGAAGCCGCCGTCCAGTTCCTTTATTGCTCCGACCTGGAAGGCGGAGCCGACCCATCCGGCCTGAGGGAGCCTTTCTGGGAGTTCCTCACGGAAACTGACCGCAGGAACCTTCAGGTCGCAACCTTCCGCACTGTCCATCACCTAGCCGCTGGCCGTGGGGACAGGCTCACCGAGTTCGTTGAGCGATCCAAGACCGCCCTCGCCCACCTCTCCGCACTCCCGCAGGCGGAAGACCTGAGAATTTCACTCAACCGCCTGCTGGCACTCGAGTCCACATGGAGCCTCGCTTTCTCCAAGCTCGGGAAAATCCCAAGGGACAGGGAGGATTCCGCCGTCGCCGACGAGTTCGGAGATGCCCTTGAGGCATTTTTCAAAACCGACCGCGACCTCGCCTTCCATCGCGGGCAATTCCTCAAAAGCGCCGGGGATTTCCCATCCCTGAAAGCCCAGCTTGAGCCGGTTTCCGCTCCCATACGCCGCCTCCAGAGAATTTCGGACCGGCTCCGCATGGTTGAGGAACCGGAAAAGTTCCCCGAGCAGGCGGACATGGCGAAACTCCGCCAGACCAAGGCGGAGATCGCCGATCTCCGCTCCCGAACCGACTCCTTGGTCGATGAAATCCTCGCCGCCAAGGAAAGCATCGACGGCACCATCGCCTCGATCGTGGAAAACTACTCTCCGGAGCGCATCGATCCCGTGGATCGTGCCATCCTCCGCCTCGGCACCCACGAGATACTCCACACCGGCACCCCGCCCGGAGCCATCATCAACGAAGCCGTCGAGCTGGCGAAACGCTTCGGCACCACCGATTCAGGCCGCTTTGTCAACGGCCTGCTCGACAAGATCGCCAAAAGTCGCACCGCGTAG
- a CDS encoding pyridoxal phosphate-dependent aminotransferase, with the protein MHSISSRIEKVSPSLTLAVTAQTKAMIAQGEEVYALAGGEPEVDTPQFIKDAAVKALMEGRTKYTPSGGIPELRQALSKKLKDDNGIDYPASQICVTSGAKMACFNAILAIVEEGDEVIIPTPYWVSYPEMVKLAGGVPVLVETKESTGWKMTPAQFEGAMTPATKMVIINSPGNPTGAVYSREELLALGEIALEEDIIILSDEIYEKLVYGETEHVSIASLSEDLYNLTITVNGFSKAYSMTGWRLGYTAAPKAIADAIDKIQNHSVSNATTFAQYGALAALEGDQSFIEDLRGEYDVKRQFVFSRLSAINNIRVVEPKGAFYFFIYTGQTGLKSMNLCDKLLSRYKVAAVPGIAFGYDEGIRISYCTTLDVLNEGLSRLEQFFREH; encoded by the coding sequence ATGCACAGCATCTCATCACGTATCGAAAAGGTCTCGCCCTCACTTACCCTTGCCGTCACCGCACAGACCAAGGCCATGATCGCCCAGGGCGAGGAAGTCTATGCACTCGCAGGCGGCGAACCGGAGGTTGACACCCCGCAGTTCATCAAGGATGCGGCTGTGAAGGCTCTCATGGAGGGACGCACGAAATACACCCCTTCCGGCGGCATCCCCGAGCTACGCCAGGCGCTTTCCAAGAAATTGAAGGATGACAACGGTATCGACTACCCGGCCAGCCAGATTTGCGTCACGTCCGGTGCGAAAATGGCCTGCTTCAACGCCATCCTAGCCATCGTGGAGGAAGGCGACGAGGTGATCATCCCGACCCCTTACTGGGTTTCCTACCCGGAAATGGTCAAACTCGCCGGCGGTGTGCCTGTCCTCGTTGAGACCAAGGAATCCACCGGCTGGAAAATGACCCCGGCGCAGTTCGAGGGGGCCATGACCCCGGCGACCAAGATGGTGATCATCAACTCCCCCGGCAATCCAACCGGTGCCGTTTACTCAAGGGAGGAGCTGCTCGCCCTCGGTGAGATCGCCCTTGAAGAGGATATCATCATCCTTTCCGATGAGATTTACGAAAAACTTGTTTACGGAGAGACGGAGCATGTTTCCATCGCCTCTCTCAGCGAGGATCTCTACAACCTGACCATCACCGTCAACGGCTTCTCCAAGGCCTATTCGATGACAGGCTGGCGCCTCGGCTACACGGCTGCGCCGAAAGCCATCGCGGATGCCATCGACAAGATCCAGAACCACTCGGTTTCCAATGCGACCACTTTCGCCCAATACGGGGCGCTCGCAGCCCTGGAGGGCGACCAGTCATTCATCGAGGACCTGCGCGGCGAGTATGATGTGAAGCGCCAGTTCGTATTCTCCCGCCTCAGCGCGATCAACAACATCCGCGTGGTCGAGCCGAAGGGTGCGTTCTACTTCTTCATCTACACCGGCCAGACAGGCCTGAAGTCGATGAACCTCTGCGACAAGCTCCTCTCCCGCTACAAGGTTGCGGCCGTCCCCGGCATCGCCTTCGGCTACGACGAGGGCATCCGCATCAGCTACTGCACCACGCTAGACGTCCTCAACGAAGGTCTCTCGCGCCTGGAGCAGTTCTTCCGCGAGCACTGA
- the nuoL gene encoding NADH-quinone oxidoreductase subunit L produces MPWLLLILPLLAAAANQLFLRKIGIAHWVSTASAAATFTIAILCLGKTGDFSFPWATVGSFQIDIGITLDKLSTGMMIVVTGVGLLVHVFSLAYMKDDSAKARYFTGLALFMFSMTGIVLASNFIMTFIFWELVGLSSYLLIGHWYQKDSAADAAKKAFLTNRIGDFGFMIGILMLWGITGTLTFAEMSAPITVSAGVLGAALLCVFCGAVGKSAQLPLHVWLPDAMEGPTPVSALIHAATMVAAGVYMLFRVQISLPPGSFDGFSGTTIAWVGGITSLAAALMATQQDDIKKILAYSTLSQLGYMVMAVGLLVGEAGMFHLFTHAWFKALLFLGAGAIIHACHHEQDIWKMGGLLKKMPVTAITFAIGTAALIALPYVTSGFWSKEEILAAAYNGNKALFAIAVLVAFLTTFYMTRAFVITFLGKTRSENADHAHEVGPLMFIPLIALAGMAIFSGFPLLSNALNAYRPDHGGHHVEGHYVILGASIASLVLGLAAGFVLYKGKTKDPLSIPLFRNRFYLDAIYEKGIVKYLQDGFAAIVHFIDELLVSSLLVGGLSRLAESTGNFFRKAQSGNLQAYAFSFGIGVLLLIYFTVFYK; encoded by the coding sequence ATGCCCTGGCTTCTCCTCATCCTGCCTCTCCTCGCCGCCGCCGCGAACCAGCTTTTCCTCCGGAAAATCGGCATCGCCCACTGGGTCTCCACCGCATCCGCCGCCGCAACGTTCACCATCGCCATCCTCTGCCTCGGCAAGACCGGCGATTTCTCCTTCCCGTGGGCCACCGTCGGCTCCTTCCAGATCGATATCGGCATCACCCTGGACAAGCTCTCCACCGGCATGATGATCGTCGTCACCGGCGTCGGCCTGCTAGTGCATGTGTTCTCGCTCGCCTACATGAAGGACGATTCCGCGAAGGCCCGCTACTTCACCGGACTCGCCCTGTTCATGTTCTCGATGACCGGCATCGTACTGGCTTCGAATTTCATCATGACCTTTATTTTCTGGGAGCTGGTCGGCCTAAGCTCCTACCTGCTCATCGGACATTGGTATCAGAAGGACTCCGCCGCGGACGCCGCGAAAAAGGCCTTCCTCACCAACCGCATCGGAGACTTCGGCTTCATGATCGGCATCCTCATGCTCTGGGGCATCACCGGCACCCTGACTTTCGCGGAAATGTCCGCCCCGATCACCGTCTCCGCCGGTGTCCTCGGCGCGGCGCTGCTTTGCGTCTTCTGCGGCGCGGTCGGGAAATCCGCCCAGCTTCCCCTCCACGTCTGGCTGCCGGATGCGATGGAAGGCCCCACCCCCGTCTCCGCCCTCATCCACGCCGCCACGATGGTTGCGGCGGGTGTCTACATGCTCTTCCGCGTCCAGATCTCCCTGCCACCCGGTTCGTTTGACGGTTTCTCCGGCACAACCATCGCATGGGTCGGCGGCATCACCTCTCTGGCGGCCGCGCTGATGGCCACGCAACAGGACGACATCAAGAAGATCCTCGCCTACTCCACCCTCTCCCAGCTCGGCTACATGGTCATGGCCGTCGGCCTGCTTGTCGGGGAGGCGGGCATGTTCCATCTCTTCACCCACGCATGGTTCAAGGCGCTCCTCTTCCTCGGCGCCGGAGCGATCATCCATGCCTGCCACCACGAGCAGGACATCTGGAAAATGGGCGGCCTGCTGAAAAAAATGCCCGTCACCGCGATCACCTTCGCGATCGGCACCGCGGCACTCATCGCCCTCCCATACGTCACCTCCGGCTTCTGGTCCAAAGAGGAGATCCTCGCCGCCGCATACAACGGCAACAAGGCGCTCTTCGCCATCGCAGTCCTGGTCGCTTTCCTCACCACCTTCTACATGACCCGCGCCTTCGTCATCACCTTCCTCGGCAAGACCCGTTCGGAAAACGCGGATCACGCCCACGAGGTCGGCCCGCTGATGTTCATCCCACTCATCGCCCTCGCTGGCATGGCTATTTTCTCGGGATTCCCGCTACTCTCTAACGCCCTCAACGCATACCGCCCGGATCACGGTGGCCATCATGTAGAAGGCCACTACGTGATTTTGGGCGCCTCCATCGCCTCGCTGGTTCTTGGCCTCGCCGCAGGATTCGTCCTCTACAAGGGCAAAACGAAAGACCCGCTTTCCATCCCGCTGTTCCGGAACCGCTTCTACCTCGATGCGATCTACGAGAAAGGCATCGTGAAATACCTGCAGGACGGCTTCGCGGCCATCGTCCATTTCATCGACGAGCTACTGGTCAGCAGCCTACTCGTCGGCGGCCTCTCGCGCCTCGCGGAATCCACCGGCAATTTTTTCCGCAAAGCCCAGTCCGGCAACCTACAGGCCTACGCCTTCAGCTTCGGCATCGGTGTGCTGCTGCTCATTTATTTCACGGTGTTTTACAAGTAG
- the ribH gene encoding 6,7-dimethyl-8-ribityllumazine synthase, whose protein sequence is MSTALQPKPRIIGHKVRICIVASKYNEKFTDSLVENCIEELGDLIPMSRIDLIRVPGAFEIPVAVAAVMDREQIHCVIALGVIIRGDTGHADLVAASVTDSLQSLAIGKIVPVIHEVLLVDDEKQAHARCNSSSKNRGREAARAAAGIVDVFAEIAKTMPKEDKRKGK, encoded by the coding sequence ATGTCAACCGCGTTGCAGCCCAAGCCCCGCATCATCGGCCACAAGGTCCGTATCTGCATCGTTGCCTCCAAATACAACGAGAAATTCACCGACTCCCTCGTCGAGAACTGCATCGAGGAACTCGGCGACCTCATCCCGATGTCACGCATCGACCTGATCCGCGTCCCCGGAGCCTTCGAGATCCCTGTCGCGGTCGCAGCCGTCATGGATCGCGAGCAAATCCACTGCGTCATCGCCCTTGGCGTCATCATCCGCGGCGATACCGGCCATGCCGATCTCGTCGCCGCCTCCGTCACCGATTCCCTGCAGTCCCTGGCCATCGGGAAAATCGTCCCGGTCATCCACGAAGTGCTCCTCGTGGACGATGAGAAACAGGCACACGCCCGCTGCAACTCCTCCTCCAAGAACCGCGGACGCGAGGCCGCGCGCGCTGCCGCCGGAATTGTCGATGTGTTCGCGGAGATCGCGAAGACGATGCCGAAGGAAGACAAACGAAAGGGCAAGTGA
- a CDS encoding cytochrome c3 family protein, whose protein sequence is MKDKKPSSAFDRKDYARPNQDWVCGHLCKGEACRIGPSPKGKCRASFECVPLLDLKPGEGKGQFKCTRPASAGGRCDRGPMPDGSCCNAIPKCQPRRSLRNIRKRVIAFTVIATLLLLCIGIDHRTRDRFVNPGPISSPHASVHFSGLTKEKWGDPSNCAACHESARRNAGAWPGKIGEALSGGLSPHALIRKGPSAPTGMDKNCLACHTGKDFHQPNMAVEFACHTCHKEHGTSGFMPEVANSSCLDCHASAELMSKSREMVAGTDYHAFPSSAGKSAADNPSLRRPEGGYTKVIRDFHDGHPEFRVIRDKVRDVNTLKFNHKLHLSSGEIPELHGKALGCTDCHQTDAQGEYQLPITYEENCAGCHALQFDKDTPGLTLPHGDPFYVRSFLRSLSIQYEEYAKTTEGITSRDTLREYVQNRGRKVEKLYQTGAYMERAVFFADMKGEVPGGRRAPFAGCATCHDVSEPAVDNGAPVIAKVAAPNRWMNVGNFNHSMHVKGLSCLDCHNVMKSELTSDVNLPSIKSCVDCHSPGGGIDHRCITCHSYHNTPPGSLFGEGENKASGKGK, encoded by the coding sequence ATGAAGGACAAGAAGCCATCATCCGCATTCGACAGGAAGGACTACGCCCGCCCGAACCAGGACTGGGTGTGCGGGCACCTTTGCAAGGGCGAGGCCTGCCGCATCGGCCCCTCGCCGAAGGGGAAATGCCGTGCCTCCTTCGAGTGTGTGCCGCTGCTCGATCTCAAGCCGGGCGAGGGCAAGGGGCAGTTCAAGTGCACCCGCCCGGCATCCGCCGGAGGCAGGTGCGACCGCGGCCCCATGCCGGACGGCAGCTGTTGCAACGCGATCCCGAAATGCCAGCCGCGCCGCAGCCTGCGCAACATCCGCAAGCGGGTGATCGCCTTCACGGTGATCGCCACCTTGCTCCTGCTCTGCATCGGAATCGATCACAGGACGCGCGATCGCTTCGTCAATCCCGGGCCGATCTCCAGCCCACATGCGAGCGTTCACTTTTCCGGACTGACGAAGGAGAAGTGGGGGGATCCGAGCAACTGCGCGGCCTGTCATGAAAGCGCCCGCCGCAACGCGGGGGCATGGCCGGGCAAGATCGGAGAGGCACTCAGCGGCGGCCTGTCACCCCACGCGCTCATCCGCAAGGGGCCGTCGGCACCGACGGGGATGGATAAGAACTGCCTGGCTTGCCACACGGGCAAGGATTTCCACCAGCCGAACATGGCCGTGGAATTCGCCTGCCATACCTGCCACAAGGAGCACGGGACAAGCGGCTTCATGCCGGAGGTGGCGAATTCCTCCTGTCTCGACTGCCATGCCTCCGCAGAGTTGATGTCGAAGTCCAGGGAGATGGTCGCGGGCACGGATTATCATGCGTTCCCCTCATCGGCGGGGAAGTCGGCGGCGGACAATCCATCGCTGCGGCGGCCGGAGGGCGGCTACACGAAGGTCATCCGGGATTTTCACGACGGTCACCCCGAGTTCCGCGTGATCCGGGACAAGGTGAGGGATGTGAACACGCTGAAGTTCAACCACAAGCTGCATCTCTCCTCCGGGGAAATCCCGGAGCTGCATGGCAAGGCGCTGGGCTGCACGGATTGCCACCAGACGGATGCCCAGGGCGAGTATCAGCTTCCAATCACGTATGAGGAAAACTGCGCGGGGTGCCATGCCCTGCAGTTCGACAAGGACACGCCGGGGCTGACCCTTCCGCACGGGGATCCGTTCTATGTTAGATCCTTCCTCCGCAGCCTGAGCATCCAGTATGAGGAATACGCGAAGACCACGGAGGGCATCACGAGCCGGGACACGCTCCGGGAATACGTGCAGAACAGGGGCAGGAAGGTCGAGAAACTCTATCAGACCGGCGCGTACATGGAGCGCGCCGTGTTCTTCGCCGACATGAAGGGGGAGGTGCCGGGTGGCCGCCGTGCTCCCTTTGCCGGCTGCGCGACTTGCCATGACGTCTCCGAGCCCGCCGTGGACAACGGCGCGCCCGTCATCGCCAAGGTCGCGGCGCCGAACCGTTGGATGAATGTTGGGAATTTCAACCACTCCATGCACGTGAAAGGACTGAGCTGCCTGGATTGCCACAATGTGATGAAAAGCGAGCTAACATCCGATGTGAACCTGCCTTCGATCAAGAGCTGCGTGGATTGCCACAGCCCCGGAGGCGGCATCGACCACCGCTGCATCACCTGCCACAGCTACCACAACACCCCGCCCGGTTCCCTCTTCGGGGAGGGAGAAAATAAGGCGTCGGGGAAGGGGAAATGA
- a CDS encoding c-type cytochrome, which yields MKLKPLALLLALAAPLPAQQGNRKGHDNMEPVVPANLVPPAPVLSPDDAMKSFVIAPGFEIKPFATEPMTEKPVALDYDPAGRLWICEMIGYMTDIDGTEEDTPMGRIVILEDTDKDGQADRRTVFLDKLLLPRAVAVYPDGLLYATQEDLYFIKRDGLKPIGKAEVAVKGYIEGGNVEHRANGLVRGLDNWLYNAKSAIRIRRTDGKFVSEPTLFRGQWGVAFDNQGRIYHNNNSQFLMGDFIAPNVLEGNRSVNTRVSSTGRIGSNKPFPIRVTPGLNRAYIQKSNGYDSNTLDPETHKLLSCTAAAGMTIYRGTNFPSEWVGKGLITEPSINLIKAMDIAESGTQLSGSHTYKDSEWLASTDERFRPVNIYNAPDGSVHVLDMYHGIIQHKTYVTSYLRKYYTDLGLDGPGTGHGRIFRITAKGGKVEPVPDMESLPSAELVKFLAHPNGWHRDMAQRVLVDRKDTSVDSLLERTITGSNQPLAKIHALWVLEGLGKLSAAHVTMAINAQDPKVIVSALWAASKLPASELAAASPALLAFSPESEEQSVYLTRALGPLATPAAFAKINELVNGSKNPLVKGAAFSGLAGHEASFKAALGAKLTDKQLSGWIEQSAKKKGPTGPKLKGAQLASFERGKALFHGEAACFGCHAPDGAGMPNLGPPLDGSEWVTGKEEVFAKLLLHGMTGPVHVNGVKYETPAEMPALSANPMFTDQKIADIMTYTRNEWSNKAAPVSPDLIKKLRKETAGRSGRPYTEQDLK from the coding sequence ATGAAATTAAAGCCCCTAGCCCTCCTCCTAGCCCTGGCCGCCCCGCTTCCCGCCCAACAGGGTAACCGCAAGGGCCACGACAACATGGAACCCGTCGTTCCAGCAAATCTCGTCCCGCCCGCGCCCGTGCTCTCACCGGATGACGCGATGAAATCCTTCGTCATCGCACCCGGCTTCGAAATCAAGCCCTTCGCCACCGAGCCGATGACCGAGAAGCCCGTCGCCCTCGACTACGATCCCGCAGGCCGCCTCTGGATCTGCGAAATGATAGGCTACATGACAGATATCGACGGCACCGAGGAAGACACACCCATGGGTCGCATCGTCATCCTCGAAGACACCGACAAGGACGGCCAGGCCGACAGGCGCACCGTGTTCCTGGACAAACTCCTCCTGCCCCGCGCCGTCGCCGTGTATCCCGACGGCCTCCTCTACGCCACCCAGGAAGACCTGTATTTCATCAAACGGGATGGCTTGAAGCCCATCGGAAAAGCGGAAGTCGCCGTCAAAGGCTATATCGAGGGCGGCAATGTCGAGCACCGCGCCAACGGCCTCGTCCGCGGCCTCGACAACTGGCTCTACAACGCCAAATCCGCCATCCGCATCCGCCGCACCGACGGCAAATTCGTCTCCGAACCGACCCTCTTCCGCGGCCAATGGGGTGTGGCCTTCGACAACCAAGGCCGCATCTACCACAACAACAACTCCCAGTTCCTGATGGGCGATTTCATCGCCCCCAACGTGCTTGAGGGCAACCGCTCGGTGAACACACGGGTCTCCAGCACCGGCAGGATCGGTTCCAACAAACCCTTCCCCATCCGCGTCACCCCCGGCCTCAACCGCGCCTACATCCAGAAGTCCAACGGCTACGATTCCAACACCCTCGATCCGGAAACCCACAAACTGCTCTCCTGCACCGCCGCCGCCGGAATGACCATCTACCGGGGCACCAATTTCCCCTCGGAATGGGTCGGCAAAGGCCTGATCACCGAACCCTCGATCAACCTCATCAAGGCCATGGACATCGCCGAATCCGGCACCCAGCTCAGCGGCTCCCACACCTACAAGGACAGCGAATGGCTCGCCTCCACCGACGAGCGCTTCCGCCCCGTGAACATCTATAACGCGCCGGACGGCTCAGTCCACGTGCTCGACATGTATCACGGTATCATCCAGCACAAGACCTACGTCACCAGCTACCTGCGGAAATACTACACCGACCTCGGCCTCGACGGCCCCGGCACCGGCCACGGACGCATCTTCCGCATCACCGCCAAGGGCGGGAAGGTGGAGCCCGTGCCGGACATGGAATCCCTCCCCTCCGCCGAACTCGTGAAATTCCTCGCCCATCCCAACGGCTGGCACCGCGACATGGCGCAGCGCGTCCTCGTCGACCGCAAGGACACCTCCGTCGATTCGCTCCTGGAGCGGACAATCACCGGCAGCAACCAGCCCCTCGCCAAAATCCATGCGCTGTGGGTGCTCGAAGGCCTTGGCAAATTGAGCGCAGCCCATGTCACCATGGCGATCAATGCGCAGGATCCCAAGGTGATCGTTTCCGCACTCTGGGCCGCCTCGAAACTCCCGGCCTCCGAACTCGCCGCCGCCAGTCCGGCGCTACTCGCATTTTCTCCCGAGTCCGAGGAACAATCCGTCTATCTCACCCGCGCGCTAGGCCCACTCGCCACGCCGGCCGCTTTCGCGAAAATCAACGAACTCGTCAACGGCTCGAAAAACCCATTGGTGAAAGGCGCCGCCTTCTCCGGACTCGCCGGGCATGAAGCTTCGTTCAAGGCCGCCCTCGGCGCCAAGCTCACCGACAAGCAGCTCTCCGGCTGGATCGAGCAGTCCGCGAAAAAGAAAGGCCCCACCGGCCCCAAGCTCAAGGGAGCCCAGCTGGCTTCCTTCGAGCGCGGCAAGGCGCTCTTCCACGGCGAGGCCGCCTGCTTCGGCTGCCACGCACCGGATGGTGCGGGAATGCCCAACCTCGGCCCGCCCCTCGACGGCTCGGAATGGGTCACGGGCAAGGAGGAGGTTTTCGCCAAGCTCCTCCTTCACGGCATGACAGGCCCTGTCCATGTGAATGGCGTGAAATACGAAACCCCCGCCGAGATGCCCGCCCTTTCCGCCAACCCGATGTTCACCGACCAAAAGATCGCCGACATCATGACTTACACGCGCAACGAATGGTCGAACAAGGCCGCCCCCGTCTCCCCGGATCTCATCAAAAAGCTCCGCAAGGAAACCGCCGGACGCTCAGGCCGCCCTTACACCGAACAGGACTTGAAGTAA
- a CDS encoding FAD-dependent oxidoreductase, with translation MQTAVSPFLSASSLAILLACGTHSPAFAESPHYYRKAERTAPQAITCDIAIYGGTPTGFAAALQAARMGKKAVLLSFNQHVGGLTSGGLTATDIGDREAIGGIAREFYGRLGKLKDFSPSLAEAEFRKMLEEQNVRVLYGRALESVDMKDGKITSIAMETGETIAASMFVDATYEGDLLAAANISYHVGREPRGTYGESLAGQWQEISWKGVYQFCDLPVDPYNKPGDPASGLLPEISSETPGKPGEGDYRVQAYNFRMHLTQREGKIPFPKPAGYDPARFALLARFMNFDPSVSWPLNYTTKPMTDGPVQMREGDSNNAGSFSTDLVGGSHRWPDGTYSPDSFAELPAPRRGLPVPLPELYELREKIFQDHVSYQQGLMYFLANDPQVPAEFRERVNRFGLAPDEFRETGHWPHALYVREGRRMVSEYVMTQADCESTRVAEDSVGLAAYAMDSHFCQRVPVVLDGVTTVRNEGGFGHKCPKPYPISYRSIVPKKSECENLLVPGCISSSHVAYGSMRMEPVFMILGQSAGTAASMSIDGKIPVQDLPYEDLRKRLLADGQILSHHGE, from the coding sequence ATGCAAACCGCCGTAAGTCCTTTCCTGTCCGCTTCTTCTCTCGCCATCCTCTTGGCCTGCGGAACCCACAGCCCCGCTTTCGCAGAATCACCGCACTATTACAGGAAAGCCGAGCGTACCGCACCGCAGGCCATCACCTGCGACATCGCGATCTACGGAGGCACGCCCACCGGTTTCGCCGCAGCCCTGCAAGCTGCGCGCATGGGGAAAAAAGCGGTGCTGCTTTCCTTCAACCAGCATGTCGGCGGTCTCACCTCGGGCGGCCTTACCGCCACCGATATCGGTGACCGTGAGGCCATCGGCGGGATAGCTAGGGAGTTCTACGGACGCCTCGGGAAACTCAAGGACTTCAGCCCATCCTTGGCCGAGGCGGAATTCCGCAAGATGTTAGAGGAGCAAAACGTACGCGTGCTCTACGGGCGCGCCCTCGAATCCGTTGACATGAAGGACGGAAAAATCACATCCATCGCCATGGAAACCGGCGAGACCATCGCCGCCTCGATGTTCGTGGACGCCACCTATGAGGGTGACCTTCTCGCCGCCGCGAATATCTCATACCATGTCGGCCGCGAGCCGCGCGGCACCTACGGTGAATCCCTCGCCGGACAGTGGCAGGAGATTTCCTGGAAAGGCGTCTATCAGTTCTGCGACCTGCCCGTCGATCCATACAACAAACCCGGCGACCCCGCATCAGGGCTGCTTCCGGAAATTTCCTCCGAAACGCCCGGCAAGCCCGGCGAAGGCGACTACCGCGTGCAGGCCTATAATTTCCGCATGCACCTGACCCAGCGGGAAGGCAAAATCCCTTTCCCGAAACCCGCAGGATACGATCCCGCCCGCTTCGCCCTGCTTGCACGTTTCATGAACTTCGATCCCTCTGTCAGTTGGCCGCTCAACTACACAACCAAACCCATGACCGACGGCCCGGTGCAGATGCGCGAGGGCGATAGCAACAACGCCGGCAGCTTCTCCACCGATCTGGTGGGCGGCAGCCACCGCTGGCCGGATGGCACCTACAGCCCGGATTCGTTCGCGGAGTTGCCCGCGCCTCGGCGTGGTTTGCCGGTTCCGCTTCCGGAGCTTTATGAGCTGCGCGAGAAAATTTTCCAAGACCACGTCAGCTACCAGCAAGGGCTCATGTATTTTCTCGCCAACGATCCGCAGGTGCCCGCAGAGTTCAGGGAGCGGGTGAACCGCTTCGGCCTAGCTCCCGATGAGTTCCGGGAAACCGGCCACTGGCCGCACGCCCTCTACGTCCGCGAGGGGCGGCGCATGGTTTCGGAATATGTGATGACCCAGGCGGATTGCGAATCGACACGCGTCGCGGAGGACTCCGTCGGGCTGGCCGCATACGCCATGGATTCCCATTTCTGCCAGCGGGTTCCGGTCGTGCTCGATGGCGTCACCACCGTTCGCAACGAAGGCGGCTTCGGCCACAAATGCCCGAAACCCTACCCCATTTCCTACCGCTCCATCGTCCCGAAAAAATCCGAGTGCGAAAACCTCCTCGTGCCGGGCTGCATCTCCTCATCCCACGTCGCCTACGGCTCGATGCGCATGGAGCCTGTCTTCATGATCCTCGGCCAGAGCGCCGGAACAGCCGCCTCCATGTCCATCGACGGAAAAATCCCCGTCCAGGACCTCCCTTACGAGGATCTCAGAAAACGCCTGCTGGCCGATGGGCAGATCCTCTCCCATCATGGCGAATGA
- a CDS encoding SDR family oxidoreductase: MITGASSGLGEEFAWQLAGGVGRLVLVARRVQRLEAIAAELRDAFPGTAVMVLSADLSDAGERAAAIGTASAAGFAPDLLVNNAGLGDYGEFATAEWRALESMLDVNITALTHLSHLALPEMIRRGGGAILNVSSLASTLPIPDFAVYAATKAYVSSFSEALRIELAEHGVKVLSLCPGPVKTEFGEVARRGGSAGDIPTSPYFYVAKEQVVREALAGLARGKARVLPGLQVAAAGLLIGALPLFALRVIMSLRPRR; the protein is encoded by the coding sequence ATGATCACCGGAGCCTCTTCCGGACTGGGGGAGGAGTTCGCATGGCAACTTGCGGGCGGGGTGGGCAGGCTGGTGCTCGTCGCGCGGCGTGTGCAACGTCTGGAGGCGATTGCCGCGGAGCTGCGTGATGCGTTCCCCGGCACGGCGGTGATGGTGCTTTCCGCCGATCTCTCGGATGCCGGGGAAAGGGCTGCGGCAATCGGAACGGCATCCGCCGCAGGCTTCGCGCCGGATCTCCTGGTGAACAACGCCGGTCTCGGGGACTATGGTGAATTCGCAACCGCGGAATGGCGAGCCTTGGAGTCGATGCTGGATGTGAACATCACCGCGCTCACCCACCTGAGCCACCTCGCCCTGCCGGAGATGATACGGCGCGGCGGTGGGGCGATCCTCAACGTTTCCTCCCTGGCAAGCACCCTGCCTATCCCGGACTTCGCCGTCTATGCCGCCACCAAGGCATACGTCAGCAGTTTTTCCGAGGCTCTCAGGATCGAGCTCGCGGAGCACGGCGTGAAAGTGCTCTCGCTCTGCCCCGGGCCTGTGAAAACGGAATTCGGCGAGGTCGCAAGGCGCGGGGGCAGTGCCGGTGACATACCGACCAGCCCCTATTTCTATGTGGCCAAGGAGCAGGTGGTGCGCGAGGCGCTGGCCGGGCTGGCGCGTGGCAAGGCCAGGGTGCTGCCCGGCCTCCAGGTCGCCGCGGCCGGACTACTCATCGGTGCCCTGCCGCTCTTCGCCCTTCGTGTGATCATGTCCCTTCGCCCGAGGCGCTGA